The following coding sequences lie in one Haloterrigena sp. KLK7 genomic window:
- a CDS encoding PspA/IM30 family protein, with product MSLFGRLSFAVRSWANALLNRVSDPSAELDYSYEQLRDELQAINRGIAEVTTQKKRLEMHRTRLRSNVEKHDGQVREAIRQERDDLARRALEKKHTTTEQIADLEEQIARLQATQDQMVERQVTLRGRIEGFRTQKEVLKARHDAARASARVAEAFSGVGGELADVNRTIERATERTEQMEARAAALEELEETGALDDILAEGDEIDRELERLSTDNRIEQELEDLKVQLGRDVESQTDHLAE from the coding sequence GTGAGCCTCTTCGGACGGCTCTCGTTCGCCGTACGGTCGTGGGCGAATGCGCTGTTGAACCGGGTTTCCGATCCCTCGGCTGAACTGGACTACTCGTACGAACAGCTGCGCGACGAGTTGCAGGCGATCAACCGTGGAATCGCTGAAGTAACGACCCAGAAGAAACGCCTGGAAATGCACCGCACACGCCTCCGATCGAACGTCGAGAAACACGACGGTCAGGTCCGTGAAGCGATCCGCCAAGAGCGAGACGATCTGGCCAGGCGTGCGCTCGAAAAGAAGCATACGACCACCGAGCAGATCGCGGATCTGGAAGAACAGATCGCGCGTCTCCAAGCGACGCAGGACCAGATGGTCGAACGACAAGTCACGCTCCGCGGGCGAATCGAGGGCTTCCGAACACAGAAGGAGGTGTTGAAGGCCCGCCACGATGCCGCCCGGGCCTCCGCCCGCGTTGCCGAGGCGTTCAGCGGCGTCGGCGGTGAGCTAGCGGACGTGAACCGCACCATCGAACGCGCGACCGAACGCACCGAACAGATGGAAGCGCGGGCGGCCGCCCTCGAGGAACTGGAGGAGACCGGCGCACTCGACGATATACTCGCCGAAGGCGACGAGATCGATCGCGAACTGGAGCGTCTCTCGACCGATAACAGAATCGAACAGGAACTCGAGGATCTGAAAGTCCAACTGGGACGAGACGTGGAGTCCCAGACGGATCACCTTGCTGAATAG
- a CDS encoding transcriptional regulator — MDAAGDRVDTDLLGDIVRHGPILEVLLEEPLDRREIEARLDVSRATSHRYTQWLDERGFVEKENGRFQLTWRGTVIAEEALRFEANVRTAHRMTPLLDAVCEDHRDFVLEPFVDATITVAKPDDPYKPIERFIALVSESDTFRGFNTTHMAPLILGEFHQQVFEETGTEIIYLPHIVEKLFETYPERAQEAIDSGHLALRTRDELPYGLALFDDRVGIGGYDDETGLMQVFVDTDAPIAWEWAERVYASVRADSSPLDAKPDLSQ, encoded by the coding sequence CTGGACGCCGCGGGCGATCGCGTCGATACGGATCTGCTCGGCGACATCGTCCGGCACGGTCCGATCCTCGAAGTACTGTTAGAGGAACCGCTCGATCGCCGGGAAATCGAAGCGCGCCTCGACGTCTCGCGGGCGACGAGTCACCGCTACACGCAGTGGCTCGACGAGCGGGGATTCGTCGAGAAGGAAAATGGCCGATTTCAGTTGACCTGGCGCGGCACAGTCATCGCCGAGGAGGCCCTCCGGTTCGAGGCGAACGTGCGGACCGCACACAGGATGACGCCGCTTCTGGATGCAGTCTGTGAGGATCACCGTGACTTCGTCCTCGAACCGTTCGTGGACGCGACAATCACTGTCGCGAAACCGGACGATCCCTACAAGCCCATCGAGCGGTTCATCGCGCTCGTCAGTGAGTCCGACACCTTCCGGGGATTCAATACGACGCACATGGCTCCGCTGATCCTCGGTGAGTTTCACCAGCAAGTGTTCGAGGAAACCGGCACCGAAATCATCTACCTCCCGCATATCGTCGAGAAACTCTTCGAGACGTACCCCGAACGTGCCCAAGAAGCGATCGATAGTGGGCATCTAGCCCTCCGGACGCGCGATGAACTGCCGTACGGGCTCGCGCTCTTCGACGACCGCGTTGGAATCGGTGGGTACGACGACGAGACGGGCCTGATGCAGGTGTTCGTCGATACGGACGCACCGATCGCATGGGAGTGGGCCGAGCGCGTCTACGCGTCAGTGAGAGCCGATTCCAGTCCACTCGACGCGAAGCCAGATCTGAGTCAGTGA
- a CDS encoding FAD-binding oxidoreductase translates to MVQQAIPIERIERFEAEFHGDLIRAGDVRKSGAPSSPSERHSRSADADYDDARSVWNGMIDRHPALIARCRGVGDVISAVDFAREYDLLVAVRGGGHNVAGTAVCDDGLVIDLSEMRGVWVDPDARTARVQSGATWADVDHETQAFGLATPGGAVSETGVAGLTLGGGIGHLRCKYGLTCDNLVSVTLVTADGDYLTASEDKNPDLLWGLRGGGNFGVVTDFEFDLHPVGPDVAICLVFYSGDRTVEVLEAYRDYVADAPPEVSLLTLSGVMPDEDLFPTDTVDELKIAIAGCYAGSVADGERALAPLREIAEPIADFSGPMPYVELQRLFDEDYPDGMRYYWKSLYLEGLSASAIDRIVYWSDVAPSPLSTVDVWQLGGAIARVGVEDSAFAGRHAPFLLGVEANWVRPEDDDVNVEWVRDCLEDMRQFSDGSVYLNFPGFLEEGDDMMRSTFGPAYERLVALKDEYDPTNLFRLNQNIAPSENARVDSGECHE, encoded by the coding sequence ATGGTACAACAAGCTATCCCAATCGAACGGATCGAACGGTTCGAAGCAGAATTCCACGGCGATCTGATCCGTGCCGGTGACGTTCGAAAGAGCGGCGCTCCCTCGAGCCCATCAGAACGGCATAGCCGTTCTGCGGACGCTGACTACGACGACGCGCGCTCGGTGTGGAACGGGATGATCGACAGGCATCCGGCCCTGATTGCCCGATGTCGAGGCGTCGGAGACGTCATCAGCGCGGTGGACTTCGCGCGCGAATACGATCTCTTGGTCGCGGTACGTGGTGGTGGCCATAACGTCGCCGGAACCGCCGTCTGCGACGACGGGCTCGTGATCGATCTCTCCGAGATGAGGGGCGTGTGGGTAGACCCTGACGCACGGACGGCGCGGGTTCAGTCTGGTGCTACATGGGCGGACGTGGACCACGAAACCCAAGCCTTCGGGCTGGCAACGCCTGGTGGGGCCGTCTCGGAGACAGGGGTCGCGGGATTGACGCTCGGTGGCGGCATCGGTCATCTCCGCTGCAAGTACGGCTTGACCTGTGACAACCTCGTATCCGTAACTCTGGTCACGGCGGACGGTGATTACCTGACCGCCAGCGAGGACAAGAACCCGGACCTCCTCTGGGGACTCCGCGGCGGCGGCAACTTCGGAGTGGTCACCGACTTCGAGTTCGACCTCCACCCGGTCGGCCCGGACGTGGCGATTTGCCTCGTGTTCTATTCGGGTGACCGAACGGTCGAGGTATTGGAAGCCTACCGCGACTACGTCGCGGATGCGCCCCCGGAAGTCAGCTTGCTCACTCTGTCCGGTGTGATGCCCGACGAGGACCTCTTCCCGACGGACACGGTGGACGAACTCAAGATCGCAATCGCGGGCTGTTACGCGGGCTCGGTCGCGGACGGCGAGCGCGCACTGGCGCCCTTGCGAGAGATCGCCGAGCCGATCGCCGACTTCAGCGGACCGATGCCGTACGTCGAGCTCCAGCGACTCTTCGACGAGGACTACCCCGACGGGATGCGCTACTACTGGAAGTCGCTGTACCTCGAGGGCCTCTCGGCGTCCGCCATCGATCGAATCGTCTACTGGTCCGATGTGGCGCCGTCACCGCTCTCGACGGTGGACGTCTGGCAGTTAGGTGGCGCAATCGCTCGGGTCGGCGTCGAGGACAGCGCGTTCGCGGGGCGACACGCGCCCTTCCTGCTGGGCGTCGAAGCGAACTGGGTACGCCCGGAGGACGACGACGTCAACGTCGAGTGGGTGCGCGACTGTCTCGAGGACATGCGCCAGTTCTCGGACGGCTCGGTGTACCTGAACTTCCCGGGCTTCCTCGAGGAGGGCGACGACATGATGCGGTCCACGTTCGGACCGGCGTACGAGCGGTTGGTCGCGCTCAAGGACGAGTACGACCCGACGAACCTGTTCCGCCTCAATCAGAACATCGCGCCGTCCGAAAACGCTCGAGTCGACAGCGGGGAATGCCATGAGTAA
- a CDS encoding sulfite exporter TauE/SafE family protein has product MELLGLGISMIGLFVGFGLLIGILFGFFGMGGSFLVTPALLVVGYPAPVAVGSGLAFVFGTGVIGALRHRDHGQVSYTLAAVMILGMTFGIEIGTRIVFLLADLGSADVVISVVYVGLLGAVGLSVLRDARTDGTDVGTGRVATTVQAIELPPMVSLPGGVTVSVWVILVVGLVIGILSGCLGVGGGFLLLPVMVTGFGIPTAIAAGTSLLQISVSGAFGTFVYAQSNAVNIPVVAALLGGSALGARIGASATRLVNEADSKGYFAVMLLSGSVATGSKQVSAVYGVEMFETVSLVLIFGTAVLVSGAIVCTSIAALRELESVGHP; this is encoded by the coding sequence ATGGAACTTCTCGGCCTCGGTATCTCGATGATCGGTCTCTTCGTCGGATTCGGCCTGCTCATCGGCATTCTCTTCGGCTTCTTCGGGATGGGCGGGTCGTTCCTCGTGACGCCAGCGCTGTTGGTGGTCGGATATCCGGCACCGGTGGCCGTCGGGAGCGGACTCGCGTTCGTCTTCGGCACCGGTGTCATCGGTGCGCTCAGACACCGCGATCACGGCCAGGTCAGCTACACACTGGCGGCGGTGATGATTCTCGGAATGACGTTCGGTATCGAGATCGGCACTCGGATCGTGTTCTTGCTTGCTGATCTCGGCAGCGCTGACGTCGTCATCAGCGTGGTGTACGTCGGACTTCTCGGTGCCGTCGGCCTCTCTGTCCTCCGAGATGCCCGTACTGACGGGACAGATGTGGGAACGGGCCGAGTCGCTACCACGGTTCAGGCCATCGAACTCCCACCGATGGTGTCGCTCCCTGGCGGTGTAACCGTCTCGGTGTGGGTTATCCTCGTTGTTGGGTTAGTCATCGGCATTCTTTCCGGATGTCTCGGCGTCGGTGGGGGATTCCTTCTGCTCCCCGTCATGGTCACCGGGTTCGGCATTCCCACTGCAATCGCTGCTGGGACTAGCCTCCTCCAGATCTCGGTTTCGGGTGCGTTCGGGACGTTCGTCTACGCCCAGTCGAACGCCGTCAATATTCCCGTTGTCGCCGCGTTACTCGGCGGGAGCGCGCTCGGTGCTCGCATCGGTGCGAGTGCGACGCGGCTGGTCAACGAGGCTGACAGCAAGGGATACTTCGCAGTGATGCTGCTCTCAGGGAGTGTCGCTACCGGAAGTAAGCAGGTGAGTGCTGTGTATGGCGTTGAGATGTTTGAAACCGTGAGTCTAGTCCTCATCTTTGGAACCGCGGTCTTGGTCAGTGGTGCGATCGTCTGCACGTCGATCGCTGCGCTCAGGGAGCTCGAGAGCGTGGGTCACCCCTGA
- a CDS encoding SGNH/GDSL hydrolase family protein: protein MTGSTRRETLKSLGAVSGLVLGGTGANVLTGDSPTENGTPPGRSGTEFVGTWTASPMAPTDEGLSQEGFEDETLRLMVRTSVGGNGVRIRLSNTFGDEPVTFDRASVGIRAESGSAAIESGTLRQLTFGGDADVTITAGGRVLSDPVDLHVEPEQDLAVTLYAAEPTGPATLHHLGTKTSFVSESGDHTDETGADAFATEISQWFYLDGVEVIAPETNGAIVCLGNSITDGFESTRDANATYPDFLAERINESESLQKSVLNAGISANRVLSRGVGENALARFDRDVIAQTGVTDVLLLEGINDIGAGASPEVEMVTAEELIDGYQQLIRRAHAKGLRIVGGTLTPMKDNPYYTPESEEIRQTVNEFIRTSGAFDGVVDFDKAIRDPDNPERILPEYNSGDNIHPGDAGYEAMAEAVDLSLFQGRGRGRNGGERRGKNEGRGRNLGNAD, encoded by the coding sequence ATGACTGGGTCGACCCGACGCGAGACGTTGAAGTCGCTCGGTGCGGTCTCGGGGCTGGTACTCGGCGGCACCGGCGCCAATGTGCTGACCGGCGATTCGCCGACGGAGAACGGGACGCCACCGGGACGTTCCGGCACTGAGTTCGTGGGAACGTGGACGGCGAGCCCGATGGCACCGACCGACGAGGGACTCTCCCAGGAGGGATTCGAGGACGAGACGCTTCGGCTGATGGTCCGGACGAGTGTCGGAGGGAACGGCGTCCGTATCCGCCTGTCCAATACGTTCGGTGACGAACCGGTCACGTTCGACCGAGCGTCTGTGGGGATACGAGCCGAGTCCGGTAGTGCTGCGATCGAATCGGGGACGCTCCGACAACTGACATTCGGCGGTGATGCCGACGTGACGATCACGGCCGGGGGTCGCGTCTTGAGTGATCCAGTGGACCTGCACGTCGAACCGGAGCAGGACCTGGCGGTCACCCTCTACGCGGCGGAACCGACAGGTCCCGCAACCCTGCACCACCTCGGGACCAAGACGTCCTTCGTCTCGGAGAGCGGCGACCACACGGATGAGACCGGTGCCGACGCGTTCGCGACGGAGATCTCCCAGTGGTTCTATCTCGACGGAGTCGAGGTGATCGCACCGGAGACGAACGGCGCGATCGTCTGCCTAGGCAACTCGATCACCGACGGCTTCGAATCGACCCGCGACGCCAACGCGACCTATCCCGACTTCCTCGCCGAGCGAATCAACGAGAGCGAGAGCCTACAGAAATCGGTGTTGAACGCCGGTATTTCCGCTAACCGCGTGCTCAGTAGGGGCGTCGGTGAAAACGCTCTCGCCCGGTTCGACCGAGACGTTATCGCCCAGACGGGCGTGACCGACGTGCTCCTATTGGAGGGAATCAACGATATCGGAGCTGGGGCGAGTCCCGAAGTCGAAATGGTGACGGCCGAGGAACTAATCGACGGCTATCAGCAGCTCATCCGCCGGGCCCACGCGAAGGGCCTGCGCATCGTTGGCGGAACCCTGACGCCGATGAAAGATAACCCGTACTACACGCCTGAGAGCGAGGAGATTCGACAGACGGTCAACGAGTTCATACGGACGAGCGGCGCCTTCGATGGCGTCGTCGACTTCGACAAGGCCATCCGGGACCCCGATAATCCCGAGCGGATACTTCCGGAGTACAATAGCGGTGATAACATCCATCCGGGGGACGCGGGGTACGAGGCGATGGCAGAGGCGGTCGACCTCTCGCTGTTCCAGGGCCGCGGTCGCGGCCGAAACGGTGGAGAGAGGCGCGGCAAGAACGAGGGCCGCGGACGGAATCTTGGCAACGCGGACTGA
- a CDS encoding PGF-CTERM sorting domain-containing protein has product MHAVKPPVLHTGGRRRGTADGAGDSMEIRSDTPENMTFEIPTRETRWTVLAAVMIASMVALSTVAAGAATAAAADADDGADTDLEMTVDAPNSIETTGSSTFDVTVNTADGEPATTDVVFEISGEGIQEEVTASTDDTGSVTFTAEGIALSEGEYEWTVTAGDEERSGTLTVTGTADDGATDDTADNDTEAAGNDTAGNNTTASENDTAADNTTDNDSEVADNDTEAAGNDSETADNDSETEEDESVPGFGIAGTLSALVAGTLLLIRQRS; this is encoded by the coding sequence ATGCACGCCGTGAAACCGCCGGTACTGCACACCGGAGGCCGACGGCGTGGTACTGCAGACGGCGCCGGCGATTCGATGGAAATCCGCTCAGACACACCCGAAAACATGACATTCGAAATACCAACCCGAGAAACGCGATGGACCGTACTCGCCGCAGTGATGATCGCATCGATGGTCGCTCTATCGACAGTCGCTGCGGGCGCAGCAACCGCGGCCGCTGCAGATGCCGACGACGGTGCTGATACTGACCTCGAGATGACGGTCGATGCACCGAATTCGATCGAAACGACTGGATCGAGCACGTTCGACGTCACCGTGAACACAGCCGATGGCGAGCCAGCCACGACTGACGTCGTCTTCGAAATCAGTGGTGAGGGGATCCAGGAAGAAGTGACTGCCAGCACCGACGACACGGGGTCTGTCACCTTCACTGCTGAAGGGATTGCCCTCTCTGAAGGGGAATATGAGTGGACAGTCACCGCCGGTGACGAGGAACGTTCAGGGACACTCACTGTTACCGGTACCGCGGACGACGGTGCTACCGACGATACTGCTGATAACGACACCGAAGCTGCCGGCAACGATACTGCTGGCAACAACACTACTGCTTCAGAGAACGACACCGCTGCTGACAATACTACTGACAACGACAGCGAAGTCGCTGACAACGACACCGAAGCTGCCGGCAACGACAGCGAAACCGCTGACAACGACAGCGAAACCGAGGAGGACGAATCAGTTCCCGGCTTCGGCATCGCCGGTACGCTCTCTGCCCTGGTTGCAGGGACGTTGCTGTTAATCCGTCAGCGTAGCTAA
- a CDS encoding TRAM domain-containing protein — MHPVEPGDERRIQIKEFGEEGDGIGYIDGFVIVVPDAGIGQWVTVTIDTVHDNFALASVRDDEPDIILDHPLP; from the coding sequence ATGCACCCAGTAGAACCAGGCGACGAACGGCGCATCCAGATCAAAGAGTTCGGCGAAGAAGGCGACGGTATCGGCTACATCGACGGCTTCGTCATCGTCGTCCCCGACGCCGGGATCGGCCAATGGGTCACCGTCACCATCGACACCGTCCACGACAACTTCGCGCTCGCATCAGTCCGCGACGACGAACCTGACATCATACTCGACCACCCACTACCATAA
- a CDS encoding PadR family transcriptional regulator, producing MYDLTGFQRDLLYTIAGQDEPHGLALKEELEDYYEKEIHHGRLYPNLDELVNKGLVDKGEVDRRTNYYTITARGQRELEARREWEDQYVGELLSKSE from the coding sequence ATGTACGATCTCACCGGATTCCAGCGCGACCTGCTGTACACGATCGCCGGCCAGGATGAACCGCACGGGCTTGCGCTCAAAGAGGAACTCGAGGACTATTACGAGAAGGAGATCCATCACGGGCGACTCTATCCGAATCTCGACGAACTCGTTAACAAGGGACTCGTCGACAAAGGCGAAGTCGACCGGCGAACGAATTACTACACGATCACCGCTCGCGGTCAACGCGAGCTCGAGGCTCGGCGGGAGTGGGAAGACCAATACGTCGGCGAGTTGCTCTCGAAATCGGAGTAA
- a CDS encoding group 1 truncated hemoglobin translates to MSETLYERLGGEDAITAVVNEFYDHVMADEQVAGYFDDVDMQKQRAHQAQFISSVTGGPVEYSGGEMKTVHADMGITPSDFQAIATHLDDALAEFDVGESDRQAVLEEIASYQDAIVTAAD, encoded by the coding sequence ATGAGCGAAACGCTCTACGAGCGACTCGGTGGCGAAGACGCGATCACAGCGGTCGTCAACGAATTCTACGATCACGTCATGGCAGACGAACAGGTCGCAGGCTACTTCGACGACGTCGATATGCAGAAACAACGCGCACACCAGGCCCAGTTTATCAGTTCGGTCACCGGTGGCCCGGTCGAGTACTCGGGCGGAGAGATGAAGACCGTCCACGCGGATATGGGCATCACCCCATCGGATTTCCAGGCGATCGCGACCCATCTCGACGACGCGCTCGCTGAATTCGATGTCGGGGAGAGCGATCGGCAGGCAGTCCTCGAGGAAATCGCGAGCTACCAGGACGCGATCGTCACAGCGGCCGACTGA
- a CDS encoding glutamate-1-semialdehyde 2,1-aminomutase, which produces MSHNDGSESTYRLYDRALESLVGGVNSPVRADPRPTPAFVEHGDGAHVVDTDGNRYLDYIMGYGPLLLGHDLPEPVHEAVTETVTDGPMYGIPTEVEVELAEFIIDHVDSVDRLRFVNSGTEATAAAVRLARGHTDRNKIVVMQGGYHGGHESFLVDGDVEERSPSSAGVPPAFVDETIPVPFNDEAAIRDVFERHGSEIAAVLTEPLLGNHGIVLPVEGYHETLRDLCDDYGSLLIFDEVITGFRVGGLECAQGKYNVEPDLTTFAKVIGGGFPVGAIGGRAEIMQAFTPTGSVFESGTFNGHPVTMVAGLETLRFAKEHDVYTHVNELGERLRAGLQDIVEDHAPEYTVAGTDSMFKLLFTREAPETMAGHCTAGCKQRPDCPRFELSPKTGADVAAGKTDRWKRIFWPAMADRDVLLTPNQFESQFVSYAHTEADIERTLEAYQDVLSQSN; this is translated from the coding sequence ATGTCTCATAACGACGGTTCCGAGTCCACGTACCGGCTATACGATCGAGCGCTCGAGTCGCTTGTCGGTGGCGTCAACTCGCCCGTCAGGGCCGATCCACGGCCGACACCGGCGTTCGTTGAGCACGGTGACGGCGCCCACGTCGTCGATACCGACGGCAATCGGTATCTCGATTATATCATGGGGTACGGGCCGCTGCTACTCGGTCACGATTTGCCCGAACCCGTTCACGAGGCGGTCACGGAGACGGTCACTGACGGTCCGATGTACGGCATCCCGACCGAGGTGGAGGTCGAACTCGCCGAATTCATCATCGACCACGTCGACAGCGTCGACCGGCTTCGGTTCGTGAATTCCGGTACGGAGGCGACGGCTGCAGCCGTCCGACTCGCGCGGGGCCACACTGACCGCAACAAAATCGTCGTGATGCAGGGGGGCTACCACGGCGGTCACGAATCGTTCCTGGTCGACGGAGACGTCGAGGAACGGAGTCCAAGCAGTGCGGGTGTTCCGCCCGCGTTCGTCGACGAGACGATTCCGGTTCCGTTCAACGACGAAGCGGCGATTCGCGACGTCTTCGAACGTCACGGATCGGAGATCGCGGCCGTTCTCACCGAACCGCTGCTGGGGAACCACGGCATCGTCCTGCCGGTCGAGGGCTACCACGAGACGCTTCGGGATCTCTGTGACGACTACGGATCGCTGCTGATCTTCGACGAGGTCATCACCGGGTTCCGTGTCGGCGGATTAGAGTGCGCACAGGGGAAGTACAACGTGGAACCCGATCTCACGACGTTCGCGAAGGTCATCGGCGGCGGATTTCCGGTCGGGGCGATCGGTGGGCGAGCCGAGATCATGCAGGCGTTCACTCCGACGGGATCGGTCTTCGAGTCCGGGACGTTCAACGGACACCCCGTAACGATGGTCGCCGGACTCGAGACGCTCCGGTTCGCGAAGGAACACGACGTCTATACGCACGTCAACGAACTCGGAGAACGGCTCCGAGCCGGTCTTCAGGATATCGTCGAGGATCACGCACCCGAATACACCGTCGCGGGAACGGATTCGATGTTCAAGCTCCTGTTCACTCGAGAGGCACCCGAAACGATGGCCGGCCACTGTACGGCCGGTTGCAAACAGCGTCCGGACTGTCCGCGATTCGAACTGAGCCCGAAAACGGGTGCGGACGTCGCGGCCGGTAAAACCGACCGGTGGAAACGGATCTTCTGGCCGGCGATGGCCGATCGAGACGTGTTGCTCACGCCGAACCAGTTCGAGAGTCAGTTCGTCAGCTACGCTCACACCGAGGCCGACATCGAGCGGACACTCGAGGCGTATCAGGACGTCCTCTCGCAGTCGAACTGA
- a CDS encoding pyridoxamine 5'-phosphate oxidase family protein, with product MDENDAASPDESQRSRPATEESYGIPESEDGMLTWAFVAENMASDRFYWITTIRPDGKPHARPTWGVWLEDTFYCGGGERTRWVRNLAANAEIVVHREDAEAVVILEGTAERIDDETTDGALVERIDSAYTEKYDIRHGTPFFAVHPDAVFAWENYPIDATRWVFSDESGPSE from the coding sequence ATGGACGAGAACGACGCAGCGTCTCCCGACGAATCACAGCGGTCGCGTCCCGCGACCGAGGAGAGTTACGGAATTCCCGAGAGCGAGGACGGCATGCTCACGTGGGCGTTCGTGGCAGAGAACATGGCTTCGGATCGGTTCTACTGGATCACGACGATCCGTCCCGACGGGAAACCGCACGCGCGACCGACGTGGGGCGTCTGGCTCGAGGACACCTTCTACTGCGGCGGCGGCGAACGGACTCGATGGGTTCGAAATCTCGCGGCGAACGCAGAGATCGTCGTGCACCGAGAGGACGCCGAAGCGGTCGTCATTCTCGAGGGAACCGCGGAGCGGATCGACGACGAAACGACGGACGGGGCGCTCGTCGAACGGATCGATTCGGCGTATACGGAAAAATACGATATCCGTCACGGAACACCGTTCTTCGCCGTCCATCCGGACGCGGTGTTCGCGTGGGAAAACTACCCGATCGACGCGACTCGGTGGGTGTTCTCGGACGAAAGCGGCCCCTCTGAGTGA
- a CDS encoding metal-dependent hydrolase, protein MMATTHALWGMALALPVLVVAPELAPTAFAAGLIGGLVPDLDLYAGHRKTFHYPVYAAVATALGLALALLTPSPATVALAVALAAAALHAAADAAGGGLELRPWQGGSERAVYSHYHRRWIRPRRWVRYDGSPEDLGLAGIAAVPVFLAADGPVPVVVLTLLSVSAVYVLFRKHFAGLAEYLVSLLPAPVLPYVPERYRGAQ, encoded by the coding sequence ATGATGGCGACGACTCACGCGCTCTGGGGGATGGCCTTGGCTCTTCCCGTCCTTGTAGTTGCCCCCGAGCTCGCCCCGACCGCCTTCGCGGCCGGACTGATTGGCGGCCTGGTCCCGGACCTCGATCTCTATGCCGGCCACCGGAAGACGTTCCACTATCCCGTCTACGCGGCCGTCGCGACCGCTCTGGGGCTCGCGCTCGCGCTTCTCACGCCGTCGCCGGCGACCGTCGCACTCGCCGTTGCGCTCGCTGCGGCGGCGCTCCACGCCGCGGCCGACGCCGCGGGCGGGGGTCTCGAGCTCCGGCCGTGGCAGGGCGGTTCCGAGCGGGCGGTCTACAGCCACTATCACCGGCGCTGGATTCGGCCTCGTCGCTGGGTCCGCTACGACGGCTCCCCGGAGGACCTCGGACTCGCCGGAATCGCGGCAGTGCCGGTGTTCCTCGCAGCCGACGGTCCCGTTCCCGTCGTCGTGCTCACACTGCTGTCGGTGTCGGCCGTCTACGTCCTGTTCCGAAAGCACTTCGCGGGCCTCGCCGAATACCTCGTCTCCCTGCTGCCGGCACCGGTACTCCCGTACGTCCCAGAGCGCTACCGCGGGGCACAGTAG